In Spirochaeta thermophila DSM 6578, the following proteins share a genomic window:
- the flgN gene encoding flagellar export chaperone FlgN, which yields MADMLTMEELDARVALLRRLRDYLVKQRERLVDYLELLEREEEAITSEDVERLHIHVEMEHRILKDLFSLQRVIVPLKEMYRAMYPTGHREIEQLERSVGDLTRKAFAHNEENRKLLQLQMASLKERIEALRIPQFRKTLFASSQTSHSVDIFT from the coding sequence ATGGCGGATATGCTCACCATGGAGGAGCTTGACGCCCGTGTGGCGCTCCTCAGGAGATTGAGGGACTACCTCGTAAAGCAGCGGGAACGGCTGGTCGACTACCTCGAGCTCCTTGAGCGCGAGGAGGAGGCCATCACCTCTGAGGACGTGGAGCGCCTCCACATCCACGTGGAGATGGAGCATCGTATCCTCAAGGATCTCTTCTCACTCCAGAGGGTGATCGTCCCTCTCAAGGAGATGTACCGGGCCATGTATCCCACAGGGCACAGAGAGATCGAGCAGCTGGAACGATCGGTGGGAGATCTCACCCGTAAGGCCTTCGCACACAACGAGGAGAACCGGAAGCTCCTCCAGCTCCAGATGGCTTCGCTCAAAGAGCGGATAGAGGCCCTGCGTATCCCTCAGTTTAGGAAGACCCTCTTCGCCTCTTCCCAGACTTCCCATTCGGTTGATATCTTCACCTAA
- a CDS encoding class II SORL domain-containing protein, whose product MALGEWIKSDDFKTEKHVPVIELPGKVKKGEAVLVTVTVGKEIPHPNTTEHFIQWIRLYYKDVDGKFAIDLGCAEFNAHGATTAGPNTGPAYTEPVAVFKVKLDKPGTLVAESYCNIHGLWESSVEVKPEG is encoded by the coding sequence ATGGCCCTTGGAGAATGGATCAAGAGCGACGATTTCAAGACCGAGAAACATGTGCCGGTCATCGAGCTTCCCGGAAAGGTGAAGAAGGGGGAGGCGGTGCTCGTCACGGTGACGGTGGGCAAGGAGATCCCCCATCCCAACACCACCGAGCATTTCATCCAATGGATCCGCCTCTACTACAAGGATGTGGATGGAAAGTTCGCCATCGACCTGGGGTGTGCCGAGTTCAATGCCCATGGCGCCACCACTGCGGGACCGAACACCGGTCCTGCCTACACCGAGCCGGTGGCGGTGTTCAAGGTGAAGCTCGACAAACCCGGCACCCTGGTGGCCGAGAGCTATTGCAACATCCACGGCCTCTGGGAGAGTAGTGTGGAGGTGAAGCCGGAGGGCTGA
- the rpmB gene encoding 50S ribosomal protein L28: MARRCEICGKQTRSGFTVSHAHNRSKRTFKPNIQKIQIVDGKRVRTIKICTRCLRSGKVVKAV, translated from the coding sequence ATGGCACGGCGTTGTGAAATCTGTGGGAAACAGACGCGCAGTGGATTTACGGTGAGCCATGCCCACAACCGGAGCAAGCGCACCTTCAAGCCGAATATCCAGAAGATCCAGATCGTGGACGGTAAGCGCGTGAGGACCATCAAGATCTGTACGAGGTGTCTGAGATCGGGGAAAGTGGTGAAGGCGGTCTGA
- a CDS encoding PhoH family protein → MKTFVLDTNVLIHRPDAILSFKDNEVVIPIWVLEELDKLKSFSDERGRNARAAIRFLDERRKKGNLSEGVAIEHGIVLRVLLGFWKDEKGFLSDKPDNQILLAAYHLQKHGKEVFFVSKDINARVKATALGLKAVDYEKQKVNIESLYSGYVEQDAKEETLDDLDREEAVSSPGAFYPNQFVVLKGAHSGREMLTRYRHEDHTLRYVIPRPSSVWGVKPRNREQEMAFDLLLDDEVQLVTLVGKAGTGKTLLALAAGLKKVLEDKAYKRLLVTRPVVPMGKDIGFLPGDKEEKLSHWMQPIFDNLDYLVSVYSRGHVKSVEELLAQDVIEMEALSFIRGRSLPYQYIIIDEAQNLSPHEIKTIVSRAGHHTKMVLTGDPFQIDSPYLDANSNGLTYLVEAFKGQEIFGHVTLHKSERSTLAELAAELL, encoded by the coding sequence ATGAAGACCTTCGTTCTCGACACCAACGTCCTCATCCACCGCCCTGATGCCATCCTCAGCTTCAAGGACAACGAGGTGGTCATCCCCATCTGGGTGCTCGAGGAGCTCGACAAGCTCAAAAGCTTCAGCGACGAACGGGGCAGGAACGCCCGTGCTGCGATCAGGTTCCTGGACGAGCGGCGCAAGAAGGGAAACCTGAGCGAGGGCGTGGCGATAGAGCACGGGATCGTGCTCCGTGTGCTCCTCGGATTCTGGAAGGACGAAAAGGGCTTTCTCTCGGACAAGCCCGATAACCAGATCCTCCTCGCCGCTTACCACCTGCAGAAGCACGGGAAGGAGGTCTTCTTCGTCTCGAAGGACATCAACGCCCGGGTGAAGGCCACGGCCCTCGGGCTCAAGGCCGTGGACTACGAGAAGCAGAAGGTGAACATCGAGAGTCTCTACAGCGGGTACGTGGAGCAGGACGCCAAGGAGGAGACGCTCGATGATCTCGACCGGGAGGAGGCCGTGTCGTCGCCCGGCGCGTTCTATCCCAACCAGTTCGTGGTGCTCAAAGGGGCGCACTCGGGCCGGGAGATGCTCACCCGGTACCGCCACGAGGACCACACGTTGCGGTATGTGATTCCCCGACCTTCGAGTGTGTGGGGGGTGAAGCCGCGCAATCGTGAACAGGAGATGGCCTTCGACCTGCTCCTCGACGACGAGGTGCAGCTCGTGACCTTGGTGGGCAAGGCCGGTACGGGGAAGACCCTCCTCGCTCTCGCTGCGGGACTCAAGAAGGTACTCGAGGACAAGGCGTACAAACGTCTCCTCGTGACCCGCCCGGTAGTGCCCATGGGAAAGGATATCGGTTTCCTCCCCGGTGACAAGGAGGAGAAGCTCTCCCATTGGATGCAGCCGATCTTCGACAACCTCGACTACCTGGTGAGTGTGTACTCCAGGGGACACGTCAAGAGCGTGGAGGAGCTCCTCGCCCAGGACGTGATCGAGATGGAGGCGCTTTCCTTCATCAGAGGGAGGTCTCTCCCCTACCAGTACATCATCATCGACGAGGCCCAGAATCTCTCGCCCCACGAGATAAAGACCATCGTGAGCAGGGCGGGTCACCACACCAAGATGGTCCTCACTGGTGATCCTTTCCAGATCGACAGCCCTTACCTCGATGCGAACTCCAACGGCCTCACTTATCTCGTGGAGGCCTTCAAGGGCCAGGAGATCTTCGGCCACGTGACGCTCCACAAGTCCGAACGAAGCACCCTTGCGGAGCTCGCCGCCGAGCTCCTCTAG
- the fliS gene encoding flagellar export chaperone FliS yields the protein MKPQNAINAYKQTSIKTASQGKLIVMLYDGAIRNIDTAIELLEQGTRQLDRVHNAVIKAQDIVAELASSLDLDRGGDLAKNLLSLYLFFDEQLMEANIRKDPELLRKVRDMLASLREAWAQIAHMAPEAQV from the coding sequence TTGAAACCACAGAACGCCATCAATGCCTACAAACAGACCTCGATCAAGACCGCGAGCCAGGGGAAGCTCATCGTCATGCTCTACGACGGAGCCATAAGGAATATCGATACGGCGATCGAGCTCCTCGAGCAGGGAACGAGACAGCTCGACAGGGTCCACAATGCCGTCATCAAGGCTCAGGATATCGTGGCTGAACTGGCCTCCTCTCTGGATCTCGATCGGGGGGGGGACCTCGCGAAAAACCTCTTGAGTCTCTACCTCTTCTTCGACGAACAGCTCATGGAGGCCAACATCCGCAAGGATCCGGAGCTGCTCAGGAAGGTGCGGGATATGCTCGCTTCCCTCCGGGAGGCCTGGGCACAGATCGCCCACATGGCCCCCGAGGCACAGGTGTAG
- a CDS encoding polysaccharide deacetylase family protein, translating into MWRRLLVSLGLLCSFLLGAEEVVFSDLVLSPLNTVLFTASLSVPGVGAYRTAFWAEPGTGTLQQLSFFPERMRFLPALGKVQIYNRYGLFRIPLEGGRVEVVERFPAFVRGAEIATTSPLPIATSPDGRYLVHFEKDSPAYGTLVMVDLETGEEVVVAEGIELSYREIPVSWAPDSSLFLYAHDGMVYYFSISQWREGRVLSPERRVMGRGKIGSVFWGGGGRLYFVEGTVIKVFRKEEIFTHGFYYGVVKVGRVVGKLPFHFDPNFDRLWIGPEENFVLFCRAGRDVFLYPLDREDYEGGALQEPSLVLPRRMYLEDVVWDDEGKLTLFVKEVHDGTVERRLFWMVVGSQRVFEEREERPQVWALSEDGSYLALAMEDGVHLYRYDSWTEVGRIDHPEPVVLAWAGDDLVVGGRWSVSRYGRDGSLKALLCISQPEGLGFTVGDYRPMVWAGKDTVQWDVARAVFEVREDRPAAGAPVLNTSAYRVYLQDLPEQPYRNIVMVRDLQGLSTYPLFPPPERSYEPFPEKDESVDFTYFTHGSRLRRREVALVFNAISSAEGLVRVLELLKEYGVKATFFLNGDFMRENPGATRQISTFAAEVGSLFYTHFDMSDSRFALSEGFIQQGLARTEDEYFEITGRELALLWHAPYYFVREDLLRAAAAMNYVYVGCDVDSLDWVPQFTREGESRLYAPAARLVERIVSMKKPGSIVAFTVGRPDEKDPVRRREDYLFQKLDVFLNELIARGYRFVTVSELMEHAR; encoded by the coding sequence ATGTGGCGTCGTCTCCTCGTGAGCCTGGGTCTCCTCTGTTCGTTCCTTCTCGGTGCAGAGGAGGTGGTCTTCTCGGACCTCGTGCTCTCTCCCCTCAACACCGTACTCTTCACTGCCTCGCTCTCCGTGCCCGGCGTAGGAGCGTATCGTACCGCATTCTGGGCCGAGCCGGGCACCGGCACCCTCCAGCAGCTCTCGTTCTTCCCTGAACGGATGAGGTTCCTTCCCGCCTTGGGAAAGGTGCAGATCTACAATCGCTACGGCCTCTTCCGTATCCCTCTCGAGGGGGGAAGGGTCGAGGTGGTGGAGAGGTTTCCCGCCTTCGTGAGAGGAGCCGAGATCGCCACCACTTCTCCGCTGCCCATCGCTACTTCGCCCGACGGCCGGTACCTGGTGCACTTCGAGAAGGACTCCCCGGCGTACGGTACCCTCGTGATGGTGGACCTCGAGACCGGGGAGGAGGTGGTGGTGGCCGAGGGGATCGAGCTCTCGTACCGAGAGATCCCTGTCTCCTGGGCACCTGACAGCTCGCTCTTTCTCTACGCCCACGATGGTATGGTCTACTACTTCTCGATCTCCCAGTGGCGGGAGGGGAGGGTTCTCTCACCGGAGCGAAGGGTCATGGGACGGGGGAAGATCGGCTCGGTGTTCTGGGGAGGGGGAGGGCGTCTCTACTTCGTGGAGGGTACGGTCATAAAGGTCTTCCGGAAGGAGGAGATTTTCACCCATGGCTTCTACTACGGGGTGGTGAAGGTGGGTCGAGTGGTGGGGAAGCTCCCCTTTCACTTCGATCCCAATTTCGACCGGTTGTGGATCGGGCCGGAGGAGAACTTCGTGCTGTTCTGCAGGGCGGGGCGGGACGTCTTCCTCTATCCCCTCGACCGTGAGGACTACGAGGGCGGTGCACTCCAGGAACCGTCGCTCGTGCTCCCCCGGCGCATGTACCTCGAGGACGTGGTGTGGGACGATGAGGGAAAGCTCACCCTGTTCGTGAAGGAGGTGCACGACGGCACGGTGGAGAGGCGCCTCTTCTGGATGGTGGTGGGTTCCCAGCGGGTCTTCGAGGAACGGGAGGAACGACCGCAGGTGTGGGCCCTGTCCGAGGACGGGTCCTACCTCGCCTTGGCCATGGAGGACGGAGTCCACCTCTACCGCTACGACTCGTGGACCGAGGTGGGGAGGATCGATCACCCCGAGCCCGTGGTGCTCGCGTGGGCAGGAGACGATCTCGTGGTGGGCGGCAGGTGGTCGGTGTCCCGGTACGGCAGGGACGGGAGCCTGAAGGCACTGCTCTGCATCTCCCAGCCCGAAGGACTCGGCTTCACGGTGGGAGACTACCGGCCCATGGTGTGGGCAGGGAAGGATACGGTGCAGTGGGATGTCGCCCGGGCGGTCTTCGAGGTGAGGGAGGATCGTCCTGCCGCCGGGGCGCCCGTCCTCAACACGAGTGCCTACCGTGTGTATCTCCAGGATCTCCCCGAACAGCCCTATCGGAACATCGTGATGGTGAGGGATCTGCAAGGCCTCTCGACATACCCGCTCTTCCCCCCGCCCGAGCGTTCGTATGAACCCTTTCCGGAGAAAGACGAATCGGTTGATTTCACCTACTTCACGCATGGATCCCGACTCAGGAGACGGGAGGTGGCCCTGGTGTTCAACGCGATCTCCTCGGCCGAGGGGTTGGTCCGGGTCCTCGAGCTCCTCAAGGAGTACGGGGTGAAGGCCACGTTCTTCTTGAACGGCGACTTCATGAGGGAGAATCCCGGGGCTACGAGGCAGATCTCCACCTTCGCGGCTGAGGTGGGATCGCTCTTCTACACTCATTTCGACATGTCGGATTCCCGTTTTGCGCTCTCCGAAGGATTCATACAACAGGGGCTCGCCCGTACCGAGGACGAGTATTTCGAGATCACGGGCAGAGAGCTTGCCCTTCTGTGGCACGCGCCGTATTATTTCGTGAGGGAGGATCTCCTCAGGGCGGCGGCGGCCATGAACTACGTGTACGTGGGCTGCGATGTCGACAGCCTCGACTGGGTCCCCCAGTTCACAAGAGAGGGGGAGTCGAGGCTCTATGCTCCGGCCGCCCGGCTCGTGGAACGGATCGTGAGTATGAAGAAGCCCGGGTCGATCGTCGCCTTCACCGTGGGGAGGCCCGACGAGAAGGACCCGGTTCGGCGGCGTGAGGACTATCTCTTCCAGAAGCTCGACGTGTTCCTGAATGAACTCATTGCGAGGGGATACCGGTTCGTGACGGTCTCGGAACTCATGGAGCACGCGCGGTGA
- a CDS encoding adenosylcobalamin-dependent ribonucleoside-diphosphate reductase — protein MKIVRRFTEGLSDPYEGITWETRVSEIRDVEGRVIFRQENVVVPSSWSQIATDILAQKYFRRRGVPVEISPDGREYDARQVFHRLAYTWMWWGKEAGYFDSEEDAQAFYDEVCYMLAHQMAAPNSPQWFNTGLHAVYGIEGPPQGHYYVDHRTGELEKSANAYSRPQPHACFILDVEDDLVGEGGIMDALHREARIFKYGSGTGSNFSKIRAEGEPLSGGGMSSGLMSFLKVFDRSAAAIKSGGTTRRAAKMVVLDVDHPDILTFVRWKVEEEYKVASLVAGSRLVARHAREILSAYRSEGDVAAGGVRDAVGRALEAGVPEQFVHQVLRLAEEGMGPEEFPVYTTDWEGEAYATVSGQSSNNSVRVSHEFMLAVQEDGEWPLTARTTGEVVRTVRARDLWNEIVLAAWRCADPGLQFDTTINEWHTCPADGRIRASNPCSEYMFLDDTACNLASLNLLAFYDEEEGRFDVDSFVHAVDIWTLILEISVVMAQFPSAEVARRSYLYRTLGLGFANLGSLLMVMGLPYDSDEGRAVAGAITAIMTGRAYHMSARMAAEWGPFPRFEANREHMLRVVRNHARAARQAPPEEYEGLSVTPMGLDPGHTPDYLLEAARRVWDEALEWGERHGFRNAQVSAIAPTGTIGLLMDCDTTGIEPDYALVKFKKLAGGGYFKIINRSVPPALRRLGYSAEQVEEIVRYCVGRGTLKGAPGVSYEVLREKGIPEEELEAVEERLRGAFSLRGVLGVWAFSAGTLDRLGVPEEARKDPSFDLLGFLGFSEEEVGAAEEWACGAMTLEGAPYLREEHLPVFDTATPSGRKGSRAISWRGHILMMAAVQPFVSGAISKTINMPQSATVRDVEEAYFLSWRSMLKAVALYRDGSKLSQPLVGAGSARDRVAEVIAEAERAVGTARPAGRVEDGGLPRGRRRVLPPRRTGYTQKAKIGGHSLFIRTGEYEDGTPGEIFLDMYKEGAAFRSLLNSFAIAVSLGLQYGVPLEEFVDAFVFTRFEPNGMVQGHPYIKMATSVIDLIFRDLAISYLKRYDLAHVTPEDLSSTELRREVSLEGPLHRGEEVPRSRKDVLREEARRKGYEGDPCPVCGNFTMVRNGTCLKCETCGATTGCS, from the coding sequence ATGAAGATAGTGCGTCGTTTCACGGAGGGACTCTCCGATCCGTACGAGGGGATCACCTGGGAGACGAGGGTGAGCGAGATCCGGGATGTGGAAGGGAGGGTGATCTTCCGCCAGGAGAACGTGGTGGTACCCTCGTCCTGGTCGCAGATCGCCACCGATATTCTCGCGCAGAAGTACTTCAGGCGCAGGGGGGTACCGGTGGAGATCTCTCCCGACGGAAGGGAGTATGACGCACGGCAGGTCTTCCACCGGCTCGCCTACACCTGGATGTGGTGGGGAAAGGAGGCGGGTTACTTCGATTCCGAGGAGGATGCACAGGCCTTCTATGACGAGGTGTGTTATATGCTCGCCCATCAGATGGCGGCGCCCAACTCGCCGCAGTGGTTCAACACGGGGCTCCACGCGGTGTATGGGATAGAGGGGCCGCCGCAGGGCCACTACTACGTGGACCATCGGACCGGGGAACTCGAGAAGTCCGCGAACGCCTACAGCAGACCCCAGCCGCATGCCTGTTTCATCCTCGACGTGGAGGACGACCTGGTGGGTGAAGGGGGGATCATGGACGCCCTCCACAGGGAGGCCCGCATCTTCAAATACGGGTCCGGAACCGGGAGCAATTTCTCCAAGATCCGGGCCGAGGGCGAGCCCCTCAGCGGCGGAGGGATGTCCTCCGGACTCATGTCGTTCCTCAAGGTCTTCGACCGGTCGGCCGCGGCGATAAAGAGTGGAGGGACGACGAGACGCGCGGCGAAGATGGTGGTCCTCGATGTGGATCACCCGGATATCCTCACGTTCGTACGGTGGAAGGTGGAAGAGGAGTACAAGGTCGCGTCCCTGGTGGCGGGGAGCCGCCTCGTGGCACGACACGCCCGGGAGATCCTCTCGGCCTACCGGAGCGAAGGTGATGTGGCGGCTGGGGGCGTCCGCGACGCGGTGGGGAGGGCCCTGGAGGCGGGCGTACCGGAACAGTTCGTCCATCAGGTGCTCAGGCTCGCCGAGGAGGGGATGGGGCCCGAGGAGTTTCCGGTGTACACCACCGACTGGGAGGGCGAGGCCTATGCCACGGTGAGCGGGCAGTCTTCGAACAACTCCGTGAGGGTCTCGCACGAGTTCATGCTCGCGGTGCAGGAGGACGGGGAGTGGCCGCTCACCGCCCGTACCACGGGCGAGGTGGTGCGCACGGTGAGGGCGCGGGATCTGTGGAACGAGATCGTGCTCGCGGCCTGGCGGTGTGCGGATCCCGGGCTCCAGTTCGATACCACCATCAACGAGTGGCACACGTGTCCCGCGGATGGTCGTATCCGGGCCTCCAATCCCTGTTCGGAGTACATGTTCCTCGACGATACGGCATGCAACCTGGCCTCCCTCAACCTCCTCGCCTTCTACGACGAAGAAGAGGGGAGATTCGACGTGGACTCCTTCGTCCATGCGGTGGACATCTGGACCCTCATCCTCGAGATCAGTGTGGTGATGGCCCAGTTCCCTTCCGCCGAAGTGGCCCGAAGGAGCTATCTCTACCGGACGCTGGGCCTCGGCTTCGCCAATCTGGGGAGCCTCCTCATGGTGATGGGGCTTCCCTACGACAGCGATGAGGGTCGTGCGGTGGCGGGGGCGATCACGGCGATCATGACCGGAAGGGCGTACCACATGTCGGCGAGGATGGCGGCCGAGTGGGGGCCGTTCCCCAGGTTCGAGGCGAACAGGGAGCACATGTTACGGGTGGTCCGCAACCACGCGAGGGCGGCGCGCCAGGCCCCGCCGGAGGAGTACGAGGGGCTCTCGGTCACTCCCATGGGACTCGATCCCGGCCACACCCCGGACTACCTGTTGGAGGCTGCGAGGCGGGTGTGGGACGAGGCCCTGGAATGGGGGGAACGGCACGGTTTCAGGAACGCACAAGTGAGCGCCATCGCCCCCACGGGGACGATAGGGCTGCTCATGGACTGCGATACCACGGGGATAGAGCCGGATTACGCCCTCGTGAAGTTCAAGAAGCTCGCAGGAGGGGGGTACTTCAAGATCATCAACCGATCGGTACCGCCGGCTCTCAGGCGGCTCGGCTATTCGGCCGAGCAGGTGGAGGAGATCGTGCGATACTGCGTGGGGCGAGGGACGCTCAAGGGTGCGCCCGGGGTCTCGTACGAGGTCCTGAGGGAGAAGGGGATTCCCGAGGAGGAGCTCGAGGCCGTGGAGGAGCGGCTCAGGGGGGCTTTCTCCTTGAGGGGCGTCCTGGGGGTGTGGGCCTTCTCGGCGGGGACGCTCGATCGTCTCGGGGTGCCGGAAGAGGCACGTAAGGATCCGTCGTTCGATCTTCTCGGATTCCTGGGGTTCTCGGAGGAGGAGGTGGGGGCGGCCGAGGAGTGGGCCTGCGGTGCCATGACCCTCGAGGGAGCCCCGTATCTTCGTGAGGAGCATCTGCCGGTCTTCGACACGGCTACCCCTTCGGGACGGAAGGGGAGCCGGGCGATCTCGTGGCGGGGACATATCCTCATGATGGCGGCGGTGCAGCCGTTCGTGAGCGGGGCGATCTCCAAGACCATCAACATGCCCCAGAGCGCCACGGTGCGGGATGTCGAGGAGGCCTACTTCCTCTCATGGCGGAGCATGCTCAAGGCGGTGGCCCTCTATCGTGACGGCTCGAAGCTCAGCCAGCCGCTCGTGGGGGCGGGGAGTGCGCGGGACAGGGTCGCGGAGGTCATCGCGGAGGCGGAGAGGGCGGTGGGGACGGCACGGCCTGCCGGGCGGGTGGAGGATGGGGGGCTCCCTCGGGGGAGGCGCCGGGTCCTCCCGCCCCGGCGTACGGGGTACACGCAGAAGGCGAAGATAGGGGGGCACAGCCTCTTCATCAGAACCGGTGAGTACGAGGATGGAACCCCGGGCGAGATCTTCCTCGACATGTACAAGGAGGGCGCAGCCTTCAGATCCCTCCTCAACAGTTTTGCCATCGCAGTCTCTCTGGGGCTCCAGTACGGAGTGCCGCTCGAGGAGTTCGTGGACGCCTTCGTCTTCACCCGGTTCGAGCCCAACGGCATGGTGCAGGGACACCCCTACATCAAGATGGCCACCTCGGTCATCGATCTCATTTTCCGTGACCTGGCCATCTCCTACCTCAAGCGCTACGATCTCGCCCATGTGACTCCGGAGGACCTCTCTTCCACCGAGTTGCGGAGGGAGGTATCCCTGGAGGGACCTCTGCATCGAGGAGAGGAGGTCCCTCGTTCGCGGAAGGATGTCCTACGGGAAGAGGCCCGCAGGAAGGGCTACGAGGGCGATCCGTGCCCCGTGTGCGGCAACTTCACCATGGTGAGGAACGGCACCTGCCTCAAGTGTGAGACCTGCGGGGCCACCACCGGGTGTTCGTGA
- a CDS encoding methylated-DNA--[protein]-cysteine S-methyltransferase gives MKMVLEGKRTDAWRDRRVWYGTAECGLGWVVAAATKRGVCRVAFGEGEGELVGLLVREFAGARLEEGGEGFREGVLAGLLEAVEEPGGEVRMDVDLVGTPFQLAVWDALRGIPAGQVRTYGEVARAVGRPGAARAVGAACGANRVAVLVPCHRVVGAGGSLGGYRWGVWRKRVLLEREGWRG, from the coding sequence ATGAAGATGGTGCTCGAAGGAAAGCGGACGGACGCATGGCGGGATCGGAGGGTGTGGTACGGGACGGCCGAGTGCGGTTTGGGGTGGGTGGTGGCGGCGGCGACGAAGCGGGGGGTGTGCAGGGTGGCGTTCGGCGAGGGGGAGGGGGAGCTCGTGGGGCTGCTCGTGAGGGAGTTCGCGGGGGCCCGGCTCGAGGAGGGGGGGGAGGGGTTTCGCGAGGGGGTGCTGGCCGGGCTGCTGGAGGCGGTGGAGGAGCCGGGGGGGGAGGTGAGGATGGACGTCGACCTCGTGGGGACGCCGTTCCAGCTGGCGGTGTGGGATGCGCTTCGGGGGATTCCGGCGGGGCAGGTGAGGACGTACGGCGAGGTGGCGCGGGCGGTGGGGCGGCCGGGGGCGGCGAGGGCCGTGGGTGCAGCGTGCGGGGCGAACAGGGTGGCGGTGCTGGTGCCGTGCCACCGGGTGGTGGGAGCCGGGGGGAGCCTGGGGGGCTATCGATGGGGGGTGTGGAGGAAGAGGGTGCTCCTGGAGCGGGAGGGATGGCGGGGATAA